The Acetomicrobium flavidum genome window below encodes:
- the rpsM gene encoding 30S ribosomal protein S13, whose translation MARIAGIDLPRDKRIEIALTYIYGIGLPSARKILAATGVNPDTRVKDLTEDEINKLQKEIENNYKVEGDLRREVSANIKRLIDIGCYRGLRHKLGLPVRGQRTKTNARTRKGPKKTIAGKKKATMKK comes from the coding sequence ATGGCTCGAATAGCGGGTATCGATCTGCCCAGGGATAAGAGAATCGAGATAGCGTTGACCTACATTTACGGTATAGGGCTTCCTTCGGCGAGGAAGATATTGGCTGCCACCGGAGTTAACCCGGATACAAGAGTCAAGGACCTTACCGAGGATGAGATCAACAAGTTGCAGAAGGAAATTGAGAACAATTACAAGGTCGAAGGTGACCTTAGGCGAGAGGTGAGCGCCAACATCAAGCGCTTGATAGACATAGGCTGCTATCGAGGGTTGAGACATAAATTGGGCCTTCCCGTCAGGGGGCAGCGCACCAAGACGAACGCTCGTACCAGAAAGGGACCGAAAAAGACCATAGCCGGCAAGAAGAAGGCCACGATGAAGAAGTAG
- the rpmJ gene encoding 50S ribosomal protein L36 — MKVRPSVKPICEHCQVIRRHGKVWIICKRDPKHKQRQGARR, encoded by the coding sequence ATGAAGGTCAGGCCTTCCGTTAAACCTATTTGCGAACATTGCCAGGTCATTAGGCGTCATGGAAAAGTTTGGATTATATGCAAGAGGGATCCGAAACATAAACAAAGACAGGGTGCAAGGAGGTAG
- the infA gene encoding translation initiation factor IF-1, producing the protein MAREDVIELRGTVLEPLPNAMFKVQLENGHILLAHVSGKMRMHFIRILPGDKVLVQVSPYDLTRGRIVYRYK; encoded by the coding sequence ATGGCGAGGGAAGATGTCATTGAATTGCGGGGCACAGTTCTGGAGCCGTTACCTAATGCTATGTTTAAGGTACAACTTGAAAACGGGCACATTTTATTGGCTCATGTCTCGGGCAAGATGCGCATGCACTTCATTCGTATCCTGCCCGGCGATAAAGTCCTGGTTCAAGTCTCTCCTTACGACTTGACAAGAGGACGAATTGTATATAGATATAAATAG
- a CDS encoding KOW domain-containing RNA-binding protein — MTALDLDDFDIGRVVMSKRGKDKGAFYVVVGKDESSNRVYVADGKSRKIARPKKKNPRHLQLTNWSFPELRERLEGDRKIDDEWIRQRLSSI; from the coding sequence GTGACGGCCTTGGATCTTGATGATTTCGATATAGGAAGAGTCGTCATGTCCAAGAGGGGAAAGGATAAAGGGGCGTTCTACGTGGTCGTCGGGAAGGATGAATCGAGCAACAGGGTTTATGTTGCCGATGGAAAAAGCAGAAAGATCGCACGACCCAAGAAGAAGAATCCGAGGCATTTACAGCTTACGAACTGGTCTTTTCCGGAACTGCGCGAACGCCTTGAAGGCGATCGCAAGATCGACGATGAGTGGATACGCCAACGATTGTCTTCAATTTAA
- the map gene encoding type I methionyl aminopeptidase encodes MIRIKKDWEIEKMKRAGSIVADVLKLMNDLIKPGVDTKTLDDRAEEIITKSGAIPAFKGYSFLGAPYPFPGSICVSINDEIVHGIPDPKRILAEGDIVSIDVGACFDGYFGDAACTYPVGKVSLERARLLEVTKESLYLAINTAKDGNTLGDVGYAVEHYVTLHGYGLVRDYAGHGIGKHLHEAPQVPNFGRQGDGITLKRGFTIAIEPMVIAGKNEKVVVADNGWTVVTADHSDAAHFEHTVLIAEEGGAILTPWE; translated from the coding sequence ATGATCCGAATTAAAAAAGATTGGGAAATCGAGAAGATGAAGCGGGCGGGATCCATAGTGGCCGATGTGCTGAAGCTCATGAACGACCTTATAAAGCCCGGAGTCGATACAAAGACGTTGGATGACAGGGCAGAGGAGATTATAACCAAAAGCGGGGCCATTCCCGCTTTTAAGGGTTACTCTTTCCTCGGTGCGCCTTACCCTTTTCCGGGAAGCATCTGCGTCTCCATAAACGACGAGATAGTTCACGGCATTCCGGATCCGAAGAGGATATTGGCCGAAGGGGACATCGTGAGCATAGATGTCGGTGCCTGCTTTGATGGGTATTTCGGCGATGCGGCCTGCACCTACCCCGTTGGAAAGGTGAGCCTAGAAAGAGCCAGGTTGCTTGAGGTGACCAAAGAGTCGTTGTATCTTGCCATAAACACCGCCAAAGATGGCAACACCTTGGGCGATGTGGGATATGCCGTAGAGCATTACGTGACCTTGCACGGTTACGGGCTGGTTAGGGACTACGCTGGACACGGCATAGGAAAGCACCTTCACGAGGCCCCTCAGGTTCCCAATTTTGGGAGGCAGGGGGACGGCATAACCTTAAAGAGGGGCTTTACCATCGCCATCGAGCCGATGGTAATAGCTGGTAAAAATGAGAAGGTAGTGGTAGCCGACAACGGCTGGACTGTCGTGACGGCTGACCATTCCGATGCAGCCCACTTTGAGCATACCGTGTTGATCGCGGAAGAGGGCGGAGCGATACTCACGCCTTGGGAGTGA
- a CDS encoding adenylate kinase: protein MRMIFLGPPGAGKGTQAVKLAAKYGIAHISTGDMLREHVKSETDLGKQAKSYMDSGRLVPDELIIEMVKKRLREDDAKRGFILDGFPRTVKQAEALDELLESEGIKLDAVVFLDVDEETLVRRLSGRRICLNCNAIYNVYNADYPEDGHCRNCGAKLIQRDDDRPEVVRQRLDVYRKDTAPLLAYYKGRGNLVTVDASSDSGEVLRAIEELCGGKNDPN from the coding sequence TTGCGTATGATATTTCTCGGACCGCCTGGCGCCGGAAAGGGAACGCAGGCCGTCAAGCTGGCAGCCAAGTACGGGATAGCTCACATATCGACAGGCGACATGTTGCGCGAGCACGTAAAAAGCGAGACAGACCTGGGCAAACAGGCTAAATCGTACATGGACTCCGGTCGCCTGGTGCCCGATGAGCTCATCATAGAGATGGTTAAAAAAAGGCTTAGGGAAGACGATGCCAAAAGGGGCTTTATATTGGACGGTTTCCCGAGGACAGTGAAACAGGCGGAGGCTTTAGACGAGCTTTTGGAGTCCGAGGGGATAAAGCTGGATGCAGTGGTGTTCTTGGATGTGGACGAGGAGACGCTGGTACGGCGCCTCTCGGGGAGACGAATATGTCTTAATTGCAATGCCATCTACAATGTGTATAACGCAGACTACCCCGAGGACGGGCACTGCAGAAATTGCGGCGCCAAGCTGATACAGCGCGACGACGATAGGCCGGAGGTCGTAAGACAGCGTCTCGATGTGTACCGAAAGGATACGGCCCCCTTGCTGGCCTACTATAAAGGCAGGGGAAACCTGGTTACCGTCGATGCGTCGTCGGATAGCGGCGAAGTATTGCGCGCCATTGAAGAGCTGTGCGGAGGTAAAAATGATCCGAATTAA
- the secY gene encoding preprotein translocase subunit SecY produces the protein MFSALRDVFRLPDLKSRILFVLGILLVFRLGAHIPTPGVDAKAMASLFEQGGVLNLFDLFAGGALRRFSIFALGVTPYINASIVMQLLAVVIPAVEKMQKEGEEGRRKIVQYTRISTILFSAIQAVGMVLWLRSMNVIYVGGISVFVAIVTLVAGSIAVMWLGEMISDHGIGNGISLLIFAGIVARIPESITRTFKLLRTGELNLITLLLALIIMVIVIAGCILLQEGQRRLPVQYAKRVVGTKVYGGQTTFIPLRVNSAGVIPIIFASSVLLFPSTIARFFSGGFAQAISKLLSPSSPLYMVLYVLLIIFFTYFYTAVVFNPADVANNLKKYGGFIPGIRPGRPTADYIEKVLSRVTLGGAVFLAAIAILPSLLTQMLGITTFYFGGTAVLIVVGVALETVQQIEAQLLMRHYEGLVRRKGKAGGILRL, from the coding sequence GTGTTTAGCGCCTTGCGTGACGTGTTTCGCCTGCCGGATCTGAAAAGCAGGATCTTGTTTGTGCTGGGGATCTTGCTGGTATTCCGTCTGGGAGCACATATCCCTACGCCTGGAGTGGATGCAAAGGCTATGGCTAGCCTCTTTGAGCAGGGGGGCGTTTTAAACCTGTTTGACCTCTTTGCAGGCGGTGCGCTACGTAGATTCAGCATATTCGCTCTTGGCGTAACCCCCTACATAAACGCAAGCATCGTCATGCAGCTTTTAGCCGTTGTCATACCGGCCGTCGAGAAGATGCAGAAGGAAGGCGAAGAGGGAAGGCGCAAGATCGTTCAGTACACCAGGATATCGACGATACTCTTTTCTGCCATACAGGCTGTGGGGATGGTCCTTTGGCTGAGGAGCATGAACGTCATATATGTGGGTGGCATTTCAGTATTTGTAGCCATCGTCACCCTCGTGGCGGGATCCATTGCAGTGATGTGGCTGGGGGAGATGATCTCCGACCACGGCATCGGAAACGGCATATCGCTTTTGATCTTCGCGGGAATCGTTGCGCGCATCCCCGAGTCGATCACGCGAACGTTTAAGCTTTTGAGGACGGGCGAGCTGAATCTCATTACGCTGCTGTTGGCCCTCATCATCATGGTGATCGTCATAGCAGGATGCATCCTGCTTCAGGAAGGACAAAGGCGCCTGCCTGTCCAATACGCCAAGAGGGTCGTGGGGACCAAGGTGTACGGCGGACAGACCACGTTTATCCCTTTAAGGGTCAATAGCGCCGGGGTTATTCCGATAATATTTGCCTCATCGGTCCTTTTGTTTCCCAGCACTATTGCGAGGTTCTTCTCGGGGGGATTTGCACAGGCAATATCCAAGTTGCTTTCTCCCAGCAGTCCTCTTTACATGGTTCTTTACGTGCTGCTGATCATATTTTTCACATATTTTTATACTGCCGTGGTGTTTAACCCCGCCGATGTGGCAAATAACCTTAAAAAATACGGGGGCTTCATCCCCGGCATAAGGCCTGGGCGTCCAACGGCGGACTACATCGAAAAGGTCCTGTCCAGGGTTACCTTGGGGGGAGCAGTTTTCCTTGCAGCCATCGCCATATTGCCCTCGCTATTGACGCAAATGCTCGGCATAACGACCTTTTATTTTGGCGGTACCGCCGTACTGATCGTCGTAGGCGTTGCGCTTGAGACCGTTCAGCAGATAGAAGCCCAGCTTTTAATGCGCCATTACGAAGGGTTGGTAAGGCGAAAGGGCAAAGCTGGCGGAATACTTCGACTGTAA
- the rplO gene encoding 50S ribosomal protein L15, whose protein sequence is MRIHDLRAPMGAKKDPKRIGRGKGSGHGGTATRGHKGQKSRTGASIPASFEGGQMPLVRRIPKRGFNNARFAKAYQYINVSALEGRFEPGSTVGPEQMREAGLIGDAFTPVKVLGNGEMTIPLTVKAHMFSASAKSKIESAGGRAEVI, encoded by the coding sequence ATGCGCATACACGATTTGCGCGCCCCTATGGGCGCCAAAAAGGATCCCAAGAGAATAGGTCGAGGCAAGGGAAGTGGTCACGGAGGCACTGCTACACGTGGACATAAAGGACAAAAATCCAGGACCGGTGCCAGCATCCCTGCCAGTTTTGAGGGAGGGCAGATGCCCCTTGTCAGAAGGATACCCAAGAGGGGATTTAATAATGCCCGCTTTGCCAAGGCGTATCAATACATAAACGTATCTGCCCTGGAGGGAAGGTTTGAGCCCGGCAGCACAGTTGGACCGGAGCAGATGCGTGAAGCAGGCCTCATTGGGGATGCCTTTACGCCCGTCAAGGTGCTGGGCAATGGCGAGATGACAATCCCGCTCACCGTTAAGGCGCACATGTTCAGCGCAAGCGCAAAGAGCAAGATCGAATCGGCCGGCGGCAGGGCAGAGGTGATTTAG
- the rpmD gene encoding 50S ribosomal protein L30 has product MSRIRITWKKSTISHPERQRRCIRALGLKKLNHSVIHDDTPQIRGMIRAVAHLVEWDIVD; this is encoded by the coding sequence ATGTCCAGGATTCGCATTACATGGAAGAAAAGCACCATAAGCCATCCGGAAAGACAGCGTAGGTGCATTAGAGCTTTGGGGCTCAAGAAGTTGAACCATAGCGTGATACACGACGATACGCCTCAAATTCGAGGGATGATACGTGCCGTTGCACATCTGGTAGAATGGGACATCGTCGACTAG
- the rpsE gene encoding 30S ribosomal protein S5, producing the protein MVRITIPKGVELTERVIAINRVSKVVKGGKRFKFSVLVVVGDGERYIGVGLGKAREIPEAVRKGIEKAKKNLVEVKKVGNTIPHPVIASFGAAEVLLRPAAPGTGVIAGAVVRAIMELGGVKDVLTKVIGRTSNPINVAYATLEAVKALRSPDEVMKLRGKSEQA; encoded by the coding sequence ATGGTCAGGATAACGATACCGAAGGGCGTAGAGTTAACCGAGAGGGTTATAGCTATAAACAGGGTCAGCAAGGTGGTAAAGGGCGGAAAAAGGTTTAAGTTCAGCGTCCTCGTAGTGGTAGGCGATGGCGAGCGCTATATAGGCGTGGGATTGGGCAAGGCAAGGGAAATACCCGAAGCTGTACGCAAGGGCATCGAAAAGGCCAAAAAAAACCTTGTAGAGGTCAAAAAGGTCGGAAATACCATTCCTCATCCCGTAATAGCGAGTTTCGGGGCGGCAGAGGTATTGCTTAGGCCGGCTGCTCCCGGAACGGGAGTTATAGCGGGAGCGGTTGTGCGAGCCATCATGGAGCTTGGCGGAGTAAAAGACGTCTTGACCAAGGTCATAGGCAGGACGTCAAATCCCATCAACGTTGCCTATGCCACTCTCGAGGCGGTCAAAGCTCTGCGCAGTCCGGATGAGGTCATGAAATTACGGGGCAAAAGCGAACAAGCTTAA
- the rplR gene encoding 50S ribosomal protein L18 — translation MIKHKSRNEMRLLRHERIRKRIYGTSDKPRLCVFRSLKHIYAQVIDDERGHTLVSASTLDKELKPLQLSTGSVAAAKAVGELVAKRALELGIKEVVFDRGGHAYHGKVKALADAAREAGLKL, via the coding sequence TTGATCAAACATAAATCGCGTAATGAGATGCGCCTTCTTCGACACGAAAGGATCAGAAAGAGGATATACGGCACTTCCGATAAGCCGCGGCTTTGTGTCTTCAGGAGCCTCAAGCATATATACGCGCAGGTCATCGATGACGAGCGGGGACATACGCTGGTTTCCGCATCCACCTTGGACAAAGAGCTCAAGCCCCTTCAGCTGAGCACCGGCTCCGTCGCAGCGGCCAAAGCGGTCGGTGAGCTTGTGGCTAAAAGAGCGCTTGAGCTGGGCATCAAGGAAGTCGTCTTCGATCGCGGCGGCCACGCCTATCACGGTAAGGTCAAGGCGCTTGCCGATGCTGCTCGCGAAGCCGGATTGAAGCTGTAA
- the rplF gene encoding 50S ribosomal protein L6 yields the protein MSRIGRKPIPIPKGVSVTLSGRTVKVKGPKGELSFELLPNIDVELTDEHIKVTRREDDKKTRAFHGLTRAMLNNLVTGVTAGFEKDLEIVGVGYRAQMQGQKLVLNLGYSNPVEYVPPKGITVTTDGPTKIKVSGIDKQTVGQVAAIIRSFRAPEPYKGKGIRYVGEVVKRKTGKASAK from the coding sequence TTGTCTAGGATTGGACGGAAACCAATACCAATCCCCAAAGGGGTAAGCGTTACCTTGAGCGGAAGGACCGTCAAGGTAAAGGGTCCCAAGGGGGAGTTGAGCTTTGAATTGCTCCCGAACATAGACGTAGAGCTGACTGACGAGCATATAAAGGTAACTCGAAGAGAGGACGACAAAAAGACAAGAGCCTTTCACGGGCTCACCAGGGCAATGCTTAACAACCTCGTGACCGGCGTGACCGCTGGTTTCGAGAAGGATCTCGAGATCGTGGGAGTCGGATACAGGGCACAGATGCAGGGGCAAAAGCTGGTGTTGAACCTGGGCTACTCTAACCCTGTCGAATACGTGCCGCCGAAGGGCATAACCGTTACGACTGACGGACCTACGAAGATCAAGGTCTCGGGAATAGACAAACAGACCGTAGGTCAAGTGGCCGCCATAATAAGGTCCTTTAGGGCGCCTGAGCCTTATAAGGGCAAGGGAATCAGATATGTCGGCGAAGTGGTTAAGCGCAAGACCGGCAAGGCTAGCGCTAAATAG
- the rpsH gene encoding 30S ribosomal protein S8 → MYVTDPIADMLTRIRNANMAYHEIVDIPMSNMKHRIARVLKDEGYIKNFKVISDPGKPYQILRIYLNYGPNRERVIQGLRRVSKPGRRIYVNSRDLPKVMGGLGIAIISTSSGLMTDVEARKKGLGGEVLCYVW, encoded by the coding sequence ATGTATGTTACAGATCCGATTGCTGATATGTTAACGCGCATACGCAATGCAAACATGGCCTATCACGAGATAGTCGATATACCCATGAGCAACATGAAGCATCGCATAGCGCGAGTGTTGAAGGACGAGGGTTACATCAAGAATTTTAAAGTGATAAGCGACCCCGGGAAACCTTATCAGATATTGCGGATATATTTGAACTACGGGCCAAATAGGGAACGCGTAATTCAGGGTTTGCGTCGAGTGAGCAAGCCAGGAAGGCGCATATACGTTAACAGCAGAGATCTGCCCAAGGTCATGGGCGGTCTTGGAATCGCGATAATATCTACTTCGAGCGGACTGATGACCGATGTCGAGGCAAGGAAAAAGGGCCTCGGCGGAGAAGTCCTTTGCTACGTGTGGTAA
- a CDS encoding type Z 30S ribosomal protein S14 — MSRKALEIKAQREPKFKVRKYNRCPLCGRPRAFMRKFNMCRCCFRDLARQGKIPGVVKSSW; from the coding sequence ATGTCGAGGAAAGCTCTTGAGATAAAAGCCCAAAGGGAGCCTAAATTCAAAGTGAGAAAGTACAATAGATGTCCGCTTTGCGGACGACCCAGGGCTTTTATGCGGAAATTTAACATGTGTAGGTGCTGTTTTAGGGATTTGGCGCGACAGGGTAAAATACCTGGAGTCGTCAAATCGAGTTGGTAG
- the rplE gene encoding 50S ribosomal protein L5, with protein sequence MVPRLLEKYRNEVVPRMIKEFNYKNVMQVPRIEKVVVNIGVSEAKQDIKYLDAAMNELATITGQRPVLKRARKSVAGFKVRKGMPVACCVTLRGPKMWEFLDRLISLALPRIKDFQGISRKGLDGRGNYNLGLREQLIFPEIDYDSVARIRGMNVSITTTAKTDEEAYGLLKELGMPFRQ encoded by the coding sequence ATGGTTCCGCGATTGCTTGAAAAATACAGAAACGAAGTTGTTCCGCGCATGATTAAGGAGTTCAATTATAAAAATGTCATGCAGGTGCCGAGGATCGAGAAGGTCGTCGTGAATATAGGTGTTAGCGAAGCAAAACAGGACATAAAGTATCTTGATGCGGCCATGAACGAGCTTGCCACGATCACGGGACAAAGACCCGTGCTTAAGAGGGCAAGGAAATCGGTCGCAGGGTTTAAGGTCAGAAAGGGCATGCCGGTTGCCTGTTGCGTGACGCTCAGGGGCCCGAAGATGTGGGAGTTCCTTGATAGGCTCATATCCCTTGCGCTGCCGAGGATAAAGGACTTTCAGGGCATATCGCGTAAAGGCCTTGACGGACGCGGGAATTACAACTTGGGCTTAAGGGAGCAGTTGATCTTCCCCGAAATAGACTACGACAGCGTTGCCCGTATCCGAGGCATGAACGTTAGCATCACGACGACGGCCAAAACGGACGAGGAAGCTTATGGTCTGCTTAAAGAGCTGGGCATGCCCTTTAGGCAGTGA
- the rplX gene encoding 50S ribosomal protein L24: MTKMRIKKGDLVRVISGKDKGKEGKVLRRIPSEGMLLVEGVNVVAKHTRPSQKNPQGGIMRQEAPIHADKVMLVCPACGKATRVSRAFLEDGRKVRLCKKCGEIVDKL, from the coding sequence ATGACTAAGATGCGAATTAAAAAGGGAGATCTCGTCCGCGTAATCTCCGGTAAGGATAAAGGCAAGGAAGGGAAGGTTTTGCGTCGCATTCCTTCAGAGGGGATGCTATTGGTCGAGGGCGTGAACGTCGTAGCCAAACATACGCGCCCCTCACAGAAGAACCCCCAGGGCGGGATCATGCGACAGGAAGCTCCCATTCATGCTGATAAGGTGATGCTGGTTTGCCCTGCCTGTGGCAAGGCGACGCGAGTGTCTCGTGCCTTTTTGGAGGATGGGCGTAAGGTTCGCCTCTGCAAGAAATGTGGCGAGATAGTTGACAAGCTTTAG
- the rplN gene encoding 50S ribosomal protein L14 gives MIQLHTMLNVADNSGAKKIRCIQVMGGSYRRYGTIGDVIVASVKEAIPNSNIKKGDVVRAVIVRVRKELRRRDGSYVRFDDNAAVIIDNQGNPRGTRIFGPVARELRDRGYTRIVSLAPEVV, from the coding sequence ATGATACAGTTACATACGATGTTGAACGTGGCCGATAATTCGGGTGCGAAGAAGATCAGATGCATTCAGGTAATGGGAGGAAGCTATAGGCGATATGGCACGATTGGCGACGTAATCGTCGCATCCGTCAAGGAGGCCATACCCAACAGCAATATAAAGAAGGGCGACGTCGTTCGTGCCGTTATCGTGCGCGTGCGGAAGGAACTGAGGCGACGCGACGGGTCTTATGTTCGCTTTGACGATAATGCAGCTGTGATAATTGACAATCAGGGAAACCCTCGAGGGACGCGCATATTTGGCCCTGTTGCCAGGGAATTGCGCGACAGGGGCTACACGCGCATAGTGTCGTTGGCCCCCGAGGTCGTCTAG
- the rpsQ gene encoding 30S ribosomal protein S17 — translation MEERKAQRKVRRGIVVSNKMDKTVVVRVDRMAKHALYDKPVLKSKKFMAHDEENACSIGDKVLIEETRPLSKRKRWKVVKILERAPLMEYTESIEEE, via the coding sequence ATGGAGGAGCGTAAAGCTCAAAGGAAGGTAAGAAGGGGTATTGTCGTCAGCAATAAGATGGACAAGACCGTCGTGGTCAGGGTGGACCGGATGGCAAAGCACGCCCTTTACGACAAGCCCGTCTTGAAGAGCAAGAAGTTCATGGCTCATGACGAGGAAAACGCTTGTTCCATAGGCGATAAAGTGCTGATAGAGGAGACGAGACCGCTTTCCAAGAGAAAGAGATGGAAGGTCGTTAAAATCTTGGAGCGTGCTCCTCTTATGGAATACACTGAGTCGATCGAGGAGGAATAG
- the rpmC gene encoding 50S ribosomal protein L29 gives MKPKELRDLTIDELKEKHKEYKKELYNLRFQHAIGQLSNTARITEVKRTIARILTIMREKETGRDRSSVLS, from the coding sequence ATGAAACCTAAAGAGTTGCGCGACCTGACCATTGATGAATTGAAGGAAAAGCATAAAGAATACAAGAAAGAACTGTACAATCTTCGCTTTCAACACGCCATTGGTCAGCTCTCCAATACTGCCAGGATCACCGAAGTGAAGCGGACGATTGCCAGGATACTTACCATTATGCGCGAGAAAGAAACCGGGCGAGACCGCTCCTCGGTGCTGAGTTAA
- the rplP gene encoding 50S ribosomal protein L16 translates to MLMPKRVKYRKPFRRPLRGRTKGGATVAFGDYGLQALENVWLTARQIEAARVAITRKMKKGGKLWIRIFPDVAYTKKPLETRMGKGKGAPEFWVAPVKRGRVLFEVAGVPREVMEEAFRSAAHKLPIKVRVIEREELGGEA, encoded by the coding sequence ATGTTAATGCCAAAGAGAGTGAAATATAGAAAACCCTTTCGCAGGCCTTTGCGAGGAAGAACTAAGGGTGGCGCAACGGTGGCATTTGGAGACTACGGATTGCAGGCCCTTGAAAACGTCTGGTTGACCGCACGACAGATCGAGGCTGCTCGTGTAGCCATTACCCGAAAGATGAAGAAGGGCGGTAAGCTTTGGATAAGGATCTTTCCCGATGTCGCCTACACGAAAAAGCCGTTAGAGACGAGGATGGGAAAGGGCAAGGGCGCCCCGGAGTTTTGGGTAGCTCCAGTCAAGAGAGGGCGAGTGCTGTTTGAAGTGGCGGGCGTCCCGAGGGAAGTCATGGAGGAAGCCTTCCGTTCTGCAGCACATAAATTGCCCATAAAGGTCCGAGTGATCGAAAGGGAAGAATTGGGTGGTGAAGCATAA
- the rpsC gene encoding 30S ribosomal protein S3, translating to MGQKVHPVGYRLGVVRDWESRWYADKKNFARQLHEDIKLRKWIKERWGHAGISSVEIERIGNVIRFTIWTARPGVVIGKGGSEIQEVRDELQKMTGSRVMINVQEIKNPDRNAQIVAEGIASALERRVSFRRAMKQGIFRAMKAGALGIKTQCSGRLGGAEIARREWYLEGRLPLSTLRADIDYGFAEAKTMYGVIGVKVWIYNGDVLPSLTQKPQDEVTGERR from the coding sequence ATGGGACAGAAAGTTCATCCCGTTGGTTATCGTCTGGGTGTTGTCCGCGACTGGGAGTCGCGATGGTATGCCGATAAAAAGAACTTTGCAAGGCAGCTTCACGAGGACATAAAGTTGCGCAAGTGGATCAAGGAGAGATGGGGTCACGCCGGCATCTCTTCCGTCGAGATAGAGAGGATAGGAAACGTGATCCGCTTTACGATTTGGACGGCCAGGCCCGGTGTCGTAATAGGCAAGGGCGGAAGCGAAATTCAGGAGGTTCGCGATGAGCTTCAAAAGATGACCGGATCAAGGGTCATGATAAACGTGCAGGAGATCAAAAACCCCGACAGAAACGCCCAAATAGTCGCCGAGGGCATTGCCTCTGCGTTGGAGCGAAGGGTCTCCTTCAGGCGAGCCATGAAGCAGGGCATATTTCGTGCCATGAAGGCCGGCGCTTTGGGCATAAAGACTCAGTGTTCCGGTCGTTTGGGAGGTGCCGAGATAGCCAGGCGGGAGTGGTACCTGGAGGGCAGGCTGCCGCTGTCGACTTTGAGGGCGGACATAGATTATGGATTTGCCGAGGCCAAGACCATGTATGGCGTAATCGGCGTTAAGGTGTGGATTTACAACGGAGATGTATTGCCCTCGCTCACACAGAAACCTCAAGACGAGGTAACGGGCGAGAGGAGGTGA
- the rplV gene encoding 50S ribosomal protein L22 — MEVRAVSKQVRISPFKARQVLSLIRGKKAGEALLILRYCPKKAARYIEKTLNSAIANADHNFGLSVDELYVVKAVADEGPTLKRFKPVSMGRAHPFNHRTCHITIVVAEGKEV, encoded by the coding sequence ATGGAAGTAAGAGCTGTGTCTAAACAGGTTAGAATTTCACCCTTTAAGGCGCGACAGGTACTGTCCTTAATAAGGGGCAAAAAGGCGGGCGAAGCACTCTTGATCTTGCGCTACTGTCCCAAAAAGGCGGCGCGCTATATCGAAAAGACGCTGAATAGCGCTATCGCCAACGCTGACCATAATTTTGGCTTGAGCGTTGACGAGCTGTACGTGGTCAAGGCGGTCGCGGATGAAGGCCCTACCTTAAAGAGGTTTAAGCCAGTATCAATGGGAAGGGCTCACCCCTTCAACCATCGAACCTGTCATATTACCATAGTTGTTGCGGAAGGCAAGGAGGTATAG
- the rpsS gene encoding 30S ribosomal protein S19 gives MPRSVKKGPYVDSKLLKRIEEMNATGTKRVIKTWSRRSTIVPGMIGHTIAVHNGRTHIPIYISENMVGHKLGEFAPTRKFGGHAGQERATKVR, from the coding sequence ATGCCCCGTTCAGTAAAAAAGGGTCCCTACGTGGACTCAAAGTTGCTAAAGAGGATCGAGGAGATGAACGCGACAGGAACGAAGCGCGTGATCAAAACTTGGTCTAGGAGATCTACGATCGTTCCCGGCATGATCGGGCATACGATTGCAGTCCACAACGGACGCACTCATATACCGATCTACATAAGCGAGAACATGGTGGGCCATAAACTTGGCGAATTTGCTCCGACGCGCAAATTTGGAGGACACGCAGGACAAGAGCGTGCCACCAAGGTAAGGTAG